In Strigops habroptila isolate Jane chromosome 7, bStrHab1.2.pri, whole genome shotgun sequence, the following are encoded in one genomic region:
- the RHOH gene encoding rho-related GTP-binding protein RhoH gives MLDSVKCVLVGDSAVGKTSLLVRFTSDTFPDDYRPTVYENTGVDVFMDGVQISLGLWDTSGSDAFKGIRPLSYQQADVVLMCYSVANHNSFLNLRNKWIGEIRSHLPRIPVLVVATQTDQRDVGPYRSSCISPIDGKRLAQEVRAKGYLECSALSNRGVQQVFEYAVRTAVNQAKRQNRRKLFSVNECKIF, from the coding sequence ATGCTGGATTCAGTCAAGTGTGTCCTGGTGGGAGACTCTGCGGTGGGGAAAACATCTCTGTTGGTACGTTTCACCTCTGATACTTTTCCAGATGACTACAGACCCACTGTATATGAAAATACTGGAGTAGACGTCTTCATGGATGGTGTACAGATCAGCCTAGGTCTTTGGGACACATCTGGCAGTGATGCCTTCAAAGGCATTCGCCCCCTCTCATACCAACAGGCAGATGTGGTGTTGATGTGCTACTCAGTGGCAAACCACAATTCCTTTCTGAACCTGAGGAACAAATGGATTGGTGAGATCCGCAGCCATTTGCCCCGCATCCCTGTTTTGGTAGTGGCCACTCAGACTGACCAGCGGGACGTGGGGCCCTACCGCTCCTCCTGCATCAGCCCCATAGACGGGAAGCGGCTTGCCCAGGAGGTGCGAGCCAAAGGCTACCTGGAGTGCTCTGCCCTCAGCAACCGGGGCGTGCAGCAGGTGTTTGAGTACGCTGTGCGGACAGCAGTCAACCAGGCCAAACGGCAGAACAGGCGGAAGCTCTTCTCCGTTAATGAGTGCAAGATCTTTTGA